The sequence TATCCCGTTGATTCGAAGTCTCGACGTTTTAGAGACTCTAGATTGCTCCGGAAATTTCAATGCAGAGATATCGAGCAGAATTGGCTCTGCTGAATTTGGATGATCTTTTTTTAGACCTGCTGTCACGTTTTGGAATTTGGGTCGTTTCACCTGATGAAATTCCAAAATGAAAACACAAAAGATATCCATTGAACTGCCAGGGACTCCGAAGTTTGTGCCGCCTCTCATTGGTGGTGATGCCGAATTTAAGGGCCACGGGCCTGACGTTCATGTTTCAGCGCGGCTTCGCGTGCGGAATGGGAATGAGTTGTGGGCGACGATCACGATGCACGCCAAGGAAACGAAGAAAGACTACACGGAGGTCAGTGGTTCTGCCGACTATCTGATGTGGAAACAGGAGGGCGGAGCGATTCTCCGCATCGTCTCCGATTCGTTCTCCGAGTGCCGGTATAGAGACACGGATCATGACGATGATGTTCTTGTAATGGGTGCGGGTGAGCTAGTCAGGGAGTTCCGTTGCGTCGGAGACACGAAGGGCAAGGAAGCAGGCTCCAGAACGGGCGTGACCGTGACATTCAATCCAGTGGTGATCGATGTCGTATCGCCGGAGTGATTTTTTAAACCACATGGAATTATGAGTAAGGATACGAGTAATCTAGCACAGGGCTACAATAACTTCGAGCACCATGAGATTGCGGAAAAAGCTTGGGCATTGGTGGTTAAGCGGGTGAGGTTCTTCTTGCTTCCCTCCGCGTTGATTCTTGCCTTTGCCGGATGGGGCACGTGGTCACTTCGGCAATCGACCGAGTCGATCAAGGGGATTGAGACTAACATCAAGAGCATCGAGGAAAACATTAAGAGTGCTGAAGAAGCGACAAGTGCTCAAGTCGTGCGAGTTAAGAAGCTGGCGGACGAGGCCGAAGCGCAAATGCCGGATGTTGCAGCTTTGAACGACGCCTCGGAAAGGCAGAAGAGTGAGTTTAACAGACTTCTGGACGCTCATAAGTCTTTAAATATGGCCTTGTTACAGCTCGCAGAGGTGTCGAACGATCCAGAGCTTCGAACTAGCCTCGAGGCTGCACAAGAGGCGATGGAGACCCTCCAGAAGGAGGTGAATCTATTTTTCTGCAAGCTCGGGAATGTGCACGAAGGCAAATCTGGCGACCTTTCGTGGACTGAAGAGCTTTTTGCAAGTGAGGGCGGATGGGACGATGTAGGGCCTCCGAAAGAAGGCGATATAATCCGTGCCAATACCGATGTCTATATTCGAGAGGGCTTTCCCGTCCGCCGGGACACGGGATTATATCTACGCCCTGTTAGAGGAGTCATCAAAGAGGGTAGCACCTTGGTCGTCCGATCCGTTAAGCCACATAAAGTCCGTGATGAGACTCATTATTGGATCTCATTTTCGCCCGACTCTCTAACCGAACCAGATCCGGAGACGCACGAATGAACCCCATCATCTACGTACGCGGCTATGCGGGAACCGGGTCGGCGGTGGAGCGGGCGGTGGAGTCGCCCTATTGCGGCTTCAATGACGGCAGCAGTAAGGTCCGGGTCGAGCCGGACGGCTCGCCAGCGCTGCAGCTTTTCGAGAGTCCGCTGGTGCGATTGATGAAAGAACACGGCTACGAGGATTTCTTCGTCCGTGTGATCGGTGATCGGGTTGAGGTGCTGCGTGGGGGATCGAGATCGAAGGTCACGGAGCGGTCGCTCTGGGTTTTCCGATACTACGATGAAGCTTCCTCAGAGGTGGACTCTGGGAACCGGAAGAGAATCGAGGATCTGGCGTCGGATCTTGGAAGGGTGGTCGAGTTTGTGCGTGATGAGACGGGAGCTGCGAAGGCGGATCTGGTAGCGCATTCGATGGGCGGGCTGGTGGCCCGCAGTCTGATCCAGAGGAACTGGACGAAGACGGCGCATCAGAAAATCGGCAAGCTCTTCACCTACGGGACACCCCATGGCGGCATTCATTTCCGTGACGGGCTGGGTTTGTTGGAGCGTGTCCGTGATCTGGTGGGACCCAACGAGGCGGATAGCTTCGGGCCGAAACGGATGCGGGCGTTCCTGCAGCTGCCGGGAGTGCGGGAAGAGGACTTGAATACCCTCGGCGGCGCGAGCTTCCCTGTGGAGCGGTGTTTTTCGTTGATCGGGACGAATCATAAGGATTACGAGCTGGCGATGAGCCGGAAGGCTGTGGGTCCCGGCAGCGATGGCTTGGTGATGTGTAAGCACGCCTACATCCACGGTTCTTCGCGTGCCTACGTGCATCGCGCTCACAGCGGGCCTTACGGCTTGGTAAATTCGGAGGAGGGCTACCAGAACTTGCAGCGCTTTCTCTTCGGCGACACGGCGGTGGCGGTGAGGCTTCGTGGATTGAAGATCGATAAAAAGCGCCTGCTCGCTGGTGACAATCGTCTGAAACTCACTTCGCTGCTGATCGAAGCAAAGGTTTCGATCCGCGGGGTGCCGGTGGTAATGCACCGCCATGAGAAGGAACTCGGCTCTGGCTTACCCGTTTCGGAGAGGGATTTGAACAGGGGCGAGACGATCTTCCGGACTTTCCTGATGAAAGGGATGCGTCCAGCGGACGAGGGCGACGGGATGTCCTGGTTCCGGATCCAGTTTCGCATCGTGCCGGTGATCTTCCGAGATGGCTGGCTATGGAACGACACCGCGTTTGACGGCGAGGCGCTGTATGAGGCGGCCATTCAGATCGGAGCGGGTGATGTGGTGGATGGAAGGCGGAGAGTCGCGTGGAGCTGGGGAAGTTTTTCACGAGGCGGGAGCGAGGAGGCGTGGATCGAAGCGGGCAAGGACGTCCATCGGATCCCTCTGCCGCCGGACGGAGGACCGCTGCTTGGCGGGGAGTTGGAATTTGAGATCGAACCTTGGGTATGAGCAAAACGAAAAATCAAATAGCGCATCAGGCGTTGAAGGGGTCAGTGCTTCACTACCTGCGTCAGCATGGGGTTGGAGCAGTGCAGCGAACTCGCCCGTATCTTGACTGGTGTGAGAGACGTGAGTGTAACGATGTATTTCCATTTCAACGAACATCCGAGGCGCTACCCGGGCGTCAGATTATCGTTGATGGTGCGGATCATCTGGGTCCGATCCTGAACTTCAGTTCACAGGACTACCTCGGATTGGCGAGTGATCCACGAATGGGGGAGGCTGCCGCGCGGGCGGTTCGTGATTTTGGTGTGCACAGCGCGGGTTCCCCGGCTTTCTGTGGCAGCACGCGGATATCGCGGGACCTTGAGGCGATGATTGCCGAGATCGTCGGTGGTGAGGAGGCGATGGTCTATGCCACAGGTTGGGCGGCGGGATATGGGGTGTTGGTCGGAATGATCCGTGAGGACGATGTGTTGCTAATGGACGCTCTGTCTCACAACTGCATTCAGGAAGGGGCGCGAGCCTGTGGTGCGGAAGTGCGGAAGTTTCGACATAACGATCTTGATCAGGTCTCGGAGATGCTTGCGGAGATTCGCGCTGAGCGACCGGATCGCGGTATTTTCGTGGTGGCTGAGAGTCTCTATTCGATGGATAGCGACTCACCTGATCTTGGGGTTCTTCTTGACCTGTGCGAAAAACATCAGGCGATTTCCATTCTCGATGTGGCCCATGATTTCGGGAGTATGGGAAACCATGGACGCGGGCTACTCGACAGTGTGGAAGGGCGCTTGCCGGACGTTGTCCTAGGTTCATTCAGCAAAACCTTTGCAGCGAATGGTGGCTTCGCAGTAGGGAAGAGGGAGGTGATTCACTATCTCCGGTTCTATGCTCCTTCGAGCCTCTTCAGCAACGCCATCTCTCCGATGCAGAGCGGTGTGGCGATGGAGGCTTTCCGGATTGCGTTTTCGGATGAGGGAGAAGAGCTGCGGGAGTTGCTGAATACTCGTGTCAATCTCCTGCGGAACGCGATGAACGAGAAAGGACTGCAGGTCCATGGGGATGCCTCACCGATCTGTCCTGTCTTCGTTGGCGACGAGGGCTTGGCGCGACTGACCTCGAAGCACGTGGCCGAACTAGGCATGGCAGCCAACCTCGTCGAGTTCCCGGCAGTAGCACGCGGCAAGGCAAGGTTCCGTTTCCAAGTGATGGCGAGTCATGAGGAGGGAGATGTGCGGAGGGCTGCGGAAATCATGGCGGAAGCAAAACGAAGAGCGGAGGAGGAACTGAATGGAGCTGAAGCCGACTGAATTATTCCCCAGTGTCCGTCTTGTGAAAAACCAAGAGGACTGGAAGGAAGCTATGATCGTCCGCCAAAAGGGCTATCGACGCTACTTCTCCAAAGTGGAGGAAGTGATCGATTGCTTCGATACGGCCGATCATTCCGCGTTGTTACTCGCGCGATGTCCCGAGGGTAATCCTGTCGGCACGATCCGGGTTCTGGATCGTTCGCGTGGTGAGATCGAACTTGATCGCTTTGTCGATGTGGAGCAAGTGGCTGGTCTCGATGCGGGACGCATGGTTGAGGCGACGCGGCTTTCGGTGCCCGCCGGACCTTGGGCACGGATGACGAAACTACTTCTCTGGAAGGCAGTCATGGAACATGGCCGCCGGGTCGAAGCTCGAAGGCTCGTGGTTTGGGTTCGAAAGGGAGCCGCCCGCGACTACCGCTTTCTATTGTTCGACAAGGTGCCAGGCGAGTTGGGTTTCAAGCATCATACGCTGGGGGGGCACCATCATCAGATCCTGTGGACGGATCTGGCGGACGTTGACGAACGCTTCGAAGCGGCTGGGCATCCTTTGCATGGGTTCATGTTTCGCGAATCTCATTCGGAATATCTACCATGAAATCAGTAAATTGGACTCAATATGCGCAGGTGTATGATCTCATGACGGAGGTCAATCCCGCCTATCAGGAACTCCTTGGTGAGTTCGAAACGTTCCTTGGCAAGAGCGGGTTGCAGGCAGGGCAAGTGCTGGCAGATCTCGGAGCCGGGACTGGCAATTTTTCAACGCTGGCTGCTCGCTCGATTTCCGGTCTTGAGGTCATCCATATTGATGGAGATCCCATGATGAACGCTTTGGCAAAGACCAAGGATGGAGGTGGGAAAATGCGGATTCAAGAGGGAGATCTTGCCGAACTGAATATTGGGAAAGCCGCTTACGATGCGGTGGTTTCGGTACATGCGCTTTACACGCTTTCACAGCCAAAGGAGTTTCTAGCGAAGATCGCCAAGGGTTTGAAGCCAGGAGGAAAGGCGTTCCTATGTGATCTGGGAAGAGTTCTGGATATCGCTGACTGGCGAAGGTTCCTGATGCGCAAGCTGATCGAGGAAAGAGGCTTGCTTCAAGCAGGAGCCATTGCGTGGCGTGGACGGAAAGTAGCATCTGAGAATCGACGAATCGCGAGTTGCCAAATTGATGGGCGCTATTGGACGCATTCACATGAGGAGTTCAGAGAAGCTGTCGAACAGGCCGGGATGAATATTCTGGAAAGTCGCGAAGCGTATCGTGGCTACAGCGACCTGGTGATTGCGGAGAGGAGAGAGAGATGAGAGGTGGCATGCCGTGGCTCATCACACGCCGGATGGCTGGCGCACATCTGGGGAAAGTCGTGGCGGCGGGTGTGGGAGTGACGGCGGGGTTCGTGCTGGCGCTAGCGCAGGTGGGCATGATGCTGGGGTGGATCGAGACTTCGACACTGGGAGTCAGTCGCGCCGAGGCAGACCTCTGGGTGGTGGGTGAGAAATCGCCGGCCTTCGATTACGGAAGTCCTATTCCCAGACAAAGACTCTATCAGGCGCGCTCGGTGGAGGGTGTGGCTTGGGCGGAGCCGCTCTTCATGGCGTGGACGGTGTGGAAGAGGCCGGATGGGCGGCAGGTGAACATCGAGATGGTGGGCGTGGACCGCGGGCTGGTTGGTGGCCCTGAGAGGATGGAAGCGGGAAGGCTGAGGGATGTGATGCGGGAGAAGTCAGTGGTGGTGGATGCGATGTATCTTGATCTGTTGGGCGTGGAGAAGGTCGGCGACCGACACGAGATTCAGGGTAGGCGGGCGGATGTGGTGGGGATCAGTGAAGGGGTGCGGACTTTCACGGCATCGCCTTTTGTTTTCACCTCGATCGAGGATGCGATCCGATACGACCAGCGCTACAGGCACGATGAGATCACCTACGTGATGGTGAAATGTGAGCCTGGTGTGGCGGTGGACGTGGTGGCAGAGCGGTTGCGGCGCATGCTGCCTTCCGGCGAGGTGCTGACTGCTGAGGCGTTCCGTCTTCGTTCGGCGCGGTATTGGATGGTGGAAACAGGGATCGGTTTCTCCGTGGTGGTGACGGCGCTGCTGGGTGTGGTGATCGGTGGGTTGGTGGTCAGTCAGACGCTTTTCGGATTATTGCAGGATCACCGTCCGCATTATGCGACGATGCTGGCACTGGGTTTCCGTGAGCGAACGCTGGCGATGGTGGTGATGTTTCAGGCAGTGGGGCTGTGGGTGGTGGGCGCGGTGGGTGGCCTGGGGGTTTTCCTGGCCTTGAAGGTGGTGGCGGAGTCGTCGCCGGTGCCGCTGCGGATGACTTTTCCGGTTCTGGCGGGATTGTGGTTGGTGCAGTTGGCGACCTGCCTGGGGGCTGGCAAGTGGGTGCTTGCGAAGGTGCGAAAACTGGATCCTGTAACGGTTTTTTCCTGATGAGTGCTGCCCTGAAATGCGAATCAATCCGCCATGCCTACGGTGCCGGACCGGAGGTGCTGCGCGGTGTGGATCTCAACGTGGAGGAATCGGAGGCGGTGGTGTTGGTCGGTCCGAGTGGTTCGGGCAAGACCACCTTGCTCAGTATCGCGGGTTGTCTGCTGACGCCGAGCGAAGGAGTCCTGCAGGTAGGTGGTGCCGTGGCACAGCCCAACAATCTTTTGGAGATGAGGAGAGAGCGGATTGGCTTCGTTTTTCAGCACGCACAGCTGCTGCCTTTTTTAAGCGTGAGGGAGAATCTGGAAGTGGTGGCGGCGAATCTAGGTGGAAGGAGTAAGGAGGCAACGGGTCGAATCCCGGATCTACTGGATCGACTGGGGATGGCGGAGCACGAAGGTAAGAAGGCATCCGTCCTTAGCGGTGGCCAGCGGCAGCGGGTCTCGGTGGCGCGGGCGCTACTGGGTAGACCGAAGTTGATCCTGGCGGACGAGCCGACGGCGGCGCTCGGCTGGGACCTGGGCCGAGTGGTGCTGGAACTGCTGATCGGCTCATGTCGCGAGGAAGGCTGCGGATTGCTAGTGGTGACTCATGACACCCGGCTGCTTCCGGATTTCGACCGGGTGGTGGGGATCGAGGACGGGCAGTTACAGGAGGTGAAACCATGAATATGACAATCGTGAAAAGATTGATCCTTGGTGTTGCGTGGATTTGGATTTGCTCCGGCTGCAGCGAGGAGCGGAGCAAAGAGAATTTCGAGACGCAGGTGAGTCAGGTCCACGCTCCTGGATACGTGGAGCCTGAGGGACGGATGAGGCGTTTGTCGTTTGCCGACAGTGGCGTTATCGGCATCCTGAAGGTTGACGTTGGTGATATGATCCAGAAGGGCGAGATTCTCGCTCAACTTGAATCGGCTGTCGAGGAGGCACGCGTGGAAGAGAGTCGGGCTGCTTTGAGTAGGGCGGAGGCTAAGCTGGCGCTCCTGCAAGCCGGGGCACATCCGCAGCGGATCAAGGCTTTGCGCGCGGAAGTCGAGGAAGCTCGGGCGGATTATCAATACCGTGAAGACGAGGCCGAGAGGTTGGAGAGCCTTTTCGCCGAGGATGGGATCTCTCTGAAGGAGATGGATCTGGCTCGTCACGAGGTGCTGCTTGCCAGCGCCCGGCTGGAGAAATGCCGCGCGAGATTGGAAGAAGCATTGAACATGGTAAGGTCGGAGGATCTTGCCGTGGCCCAGGCCGATGTCACAGCCGAGAAGGTTGCGCTGAAGCTGGCAGAGGAGCAATTGGAGCGCAGGGCGCTGCGGGCTCCAAGTGCCGGACGAGTCCTCGAGGTTTTTCTTCGCGAAGGTGAGCGGACGGAAAATGGGCCGATGATTCTTTTCGCGCCGGAGGGACCGTTGATGGTCCGGGCGGAGGTGGATGAGGGTTTCGTTGGACTGGTGCGGCCTGGCCAGCGGGCCTCGGTGATGATGCCCGGCTCGGATGGAGCGAACGTCCAGGGAGTGGTGTCAAAGGTGAAGCCTGTGATGGGTGAAAAGCGCGTCTTCACCCGTGAGGCCCACGAGAGGCTGGATATTCAGGTTTTCGAGGTTTTTGTGGAACTGCCAGATTCGGAGGTCAACAAGTGGCAGTTTGGCATGGAGGTCGAGGTTGTTATCGAGATTGGGGGGGCGTCATGAAGCTCCGGTTTTTCCCATTGGTCTTGTGCTTGGCTTCGGGTTGCACTCTCGGGCCGGATCCTGAGGCAGCCAATCCGGAGCTTCCGGAAAACCTCCGATCACTTGATCCTGGAAACGGCAATGGCTTCGGCGATTCGCCTTGGCGACATCTTGTGAAGGATCGTGACCTCCGAAGGTTGGTCGAAATGGCACTGTCAGAAAACGCCGACCTGAAAGTTGCGCAGGCGCGAGTGCAGCGAGCGAGAGTGAGAGCGGGGATTGCATCGTCGCAGCGTTTTGCACGGCTGGACGGAGTGACGAGCGGAGCTGTATCCCGGCAGAACGAGGAGGAGAATCCGTTTCGCAGCCTGGTCAATCCGGACCGCTCGCCGATGGGATTCGGTCTGGAATACTCGTGGGAGATCGACTGGTGGGGAGGGAAACGAAGGAGACAACAGGCGGCTGGTTTTGAGGCGAATGCCAAAGAATGGGACAGGGCGGCACTGCAAACCGAAGTCGTGGCAGCGGTAGTCGGCGAGGCTTTGGAGATTCAATGCCTATTTCATCAGGTTGAGACCATGGAGCGCATCGTTGATCTTGAAACACAGTCGCTCGGCTGGATGCGCAATCGCCTGGATCGAGGTGAAGAGGTGAGGAGTAAGTTTCTCGACGCGGAGCGTCGGTTAGCTGAGAACAAGCTGGAGGCGGAGAAATACCGCGAACGTTTGGGAATTGCCCAGCGTGCCTTGTCCGAATGGTGTGGACGTGAAAAAGTGTCGATAGATTTTCTTCGTGGAAATCAGGATATGGTTAGCCAAGGCCCGGGCGGGCCACTGCGAGCGGGCGTTGTCCTGCGCCGCCCCGATGTGGCGGCAGCGACCGCACGGTATCGGCGGGCGGTCGCCGCTATCGGCATCGCGGAGGCTTCCCGTTGGCCGGAGGTGCAGATCCTCGGCAGGTTCGGGCAAGTTTCATCCTCCTTCTCAGGCATATTCGAGAATGGTGCGACATCCTACGGACTTGGGCCGAGATTAATCCTACCGATTTTTGATGCTGGTGAAGGACGAATGCGTTCTGAAGAGGCGCTTGCAGCGGCAGAGGAAACGCATTCAGCATATGCCGGAGCCGTGCTCCGAGCATTGCGTG comes from Akkermansiaceae bacterium and encodes:
- a CDS encoding ABC transporter ATP-binding protein, giving the protein MSAALKCESIRHAYGAGPEVLRGVDLNVEESEAVVLVGPSGSGKTTLLSIAGCLLTPSEGVLQVGGAVAQPNNLLEMRRERIGFVFQHAQLLPFLSVRENLEVVAANLGGRSKEATGRIPDLLDRLGMAEHEGKKASVLSGGQRQRVSVARALLGRPKLILADEPTAALGWDLGRVVLELLIGSCREEGCGLLVVTHDTRLLPDFDRVVGIEDGQLQEVKP
- a CDS encoding TolC family protein, whose product is MALSENADLKVAQARVQRARVRAGIASSQRFARLDGVTSGAVSRQNEEENPFRSLVNPDRSPMGFGLEYSWEIDWWGGKRRRQQAAGFEANAKEWDRAALQTEVVAAVVGEALEIQCLFHQVETMERIVDLETQSLGWMRNRLDRGEEVRSKFLDAERRLAENKLEAEKYRERLGIAQRALSEWCGREKVSIDFLRGNQDMVSQGPGGPLRAGVVLRRPDVAAATARYRRAVAAIGIAEASRWPEVQILGRFGQVSSSFSGIFENGATSYGLGPRLILPIFDAGEGRMRSEEALAAAEETHSAYAGAVLRALREVGTAADRLQSSRRMREEADRLYRIAGEQVATEEQRAKAGESSKEPTRRRSIDECRADIVSREIRCREDVATTDLYRALGGGWR
- a CDS encoding class I SAM-dependent methyltransferase; its protein translation is MKSVNWTQYAQVYDLMTEVNPAYQELLGEFETFLGKSGLQAGQVLADLGAGTGNFSTLAARSISGLEVIHIDGDPMMNALAKTKDGGGKMRIQEGDLAELNIGKAAYDAVVSVHALYTLSQPKEFLAKIAKGLKPGGKAFLCDLGRVLDIADWRRFLMRKLIEERGLLQAGAIAWRGRKVASENRRIASCQIDGRYWTHSHEEFREAVEQAGMNILESREAYRGYSDLVIAERRER
- a CDS encoding efflux RND transporter periplasmic adaptor subunit; translation: MNMTIVKRLILGVAWIWICSGCSEERSKENFETQVSQVHAPGYVEPEGRMRRLSFADSGVIGILKVDVGDMIQKGEILAQLESAVEEARVEESRAALSRAEAKLALLQAGAHPQRIKALRAEVEEARADYQYREDEAERLESLFAEDGISLKEMDLARHEVLLASARLEKCRARLEEALNMVRSEDLAVAQADVTAEKVALKLAEEQLERRALRAPSAGRVLEVFLREGERTENGPMILFAPEGPLMVRAEVDEGFVGLVRPGQRASVMMPGSDGANVQGVVSKVKPVMGEKRVFTREAHERLDIQVFEVFVELPDSEVNKWQFGMEVEVVIEIGGAS
- a CDS encoding pyridoxal phosphate-dependent aminotransferase family protein; this encodes MSKTKNQIAHQALKGSVLHYLRQHGVGAVQRTRPYLDWCERRECNDVFPFQRTSEALPGRQIIVDGADHLGPILNFSSQDYLGLASDPRMGEAAARAVRDFGVHSAGSPAFCGSTRISRDLEAMIAEIVGGEEAMVYATGWAAGYGVLVGMIREDDVLLMDALSHNCIQEGARACGAEVRKFRHNDLDQVSEMLAEIRAERPDRGIFVVAESLYSMDSDSPDLGVLLDLCEKHQAISILDVAHDFGSMGNHGRGLLDSVEGRLPDVVLGSFSKTFAANGGFAVGKREVIHYLRFYAPSSLFSNAISPMQSGVAMEAFRIAFSDEGEELRELLNTRVNLLRNAMNEKGLQVHGDASPICPVFVGDEGLARLTSKHVAELGMAANLVEFPAVARGKARFRFQVMASHEEGDVRRAAEIMAEAKRRAEEELNGAEAD
- a CDS encoding ABC transporter permease; amino-acid sequence: MPWLITRRMAGAHLGKVVAAGVGVTAGFVLALAQVGMMLGWIETSTLGVSRAEADLWVVGEKSPAFDYGSPIPRQRLYQARSVEGVAWAEPLFMAWTVWKRPDGRQVNIEMVGVDRGLVGGPERMEAGRLRDVMREKSVVVDAMYLDLLGVEKVGDRHEIQGRRADVVGISEGVRTFTASPFVFTSIEDAIRYDQRYRHDEITYVMVKCEPGVAVDVVAERLRRMLPSGEVLTAEAFRLRSARYWMVETGIGFSVVVTALLGVVIGGLVVSQTLFGLLQDHRPHYATMLALGFRERTLAMVVMFQAVGLWVVGAVGGLGVFLALKVVAESSPVPLRMTFPVLAGLWLVQLATCLGAGKWVLAKVRKLDPVTVFS